Part of the Anticarsia gemmatalis isolate Benzon Research Colony breed Stoneville strain chromosome 14, ilAntGemm2 primary, whole genome shotgun sequence genome, TCGTGTATTTCAAACAATTTGATGACCTGTGATCGAGAAATACGTAAGCCTCATGATTAATATTGGCTATTAGGAGCTAGATAAAGAACAATAaactaattgaattaaatatgtaccttcatataataataaactagtgCTTGATGTTGAGTGAGGCGAGCGTCCGGTGCAGCCACAAGTTTTCTCAAAAACGGTTCTGTACTGACGCCCTTTGCCGCCTTGCAGAATGCTGTGTACGCATTCTCTGCATCTTCCAAGTCTAGTAACGCCAATCCGAGGATAAATTGACCTGTAAATAAGGGACTATCAGAACGGAATCGGAGAATAATGCACGGCAGatgaataaaatagtaaaaaaggagaccttatttattcttttttacactattaaaaaaatataacacatctTTACAATTAGGTTTGATTTTACacgaataattataaataaatttaacccattactgtcccactcctgggcaagggtctcctcccgtaatgagggaggggtttggCTTTGAGTCCACAACTTGGACacaaataattaactaaaataatattcgttAATATTTAGAGACACGGTAAAAGAATCAGTCAATCAATATTGAAGTACTTACGGGAGCATGCGTTCCACTCGCACCAGGGCTCGAGCATCGTGACGTAGTTCTGCACCAAGCGAGGCTGGTCGATCGAAGCCAACCACCAACTAAACTCAAAGCCACCGCTCACCGCCCAGCTGATTAGATGCTCAggaaattgattttgtttaaaaaattgatCATCTCTCGTCTCTTCCTCCGAGCGTTCTTAAAAGATGAAGTCTTTCAGTTTACGTATCAAGATCAAAATAGAGGAGTAATGCAGTCGCATTCAACTAAATAGATAACGGTTAAAGTAAAATATGCTGGATCTTAAAACGTTTCATGAAATAATATGAAGACCGAAACGTTTCGGCGCGGAAAAAACAATAAAGGATACAGTTGGTGAGCCAGGTGGTAGGCGAGTAGTGGCAGCGCCTGATGCCAGGCCGTGGGAGCGCGTGCAGCCGCCAGGTGGTCGCGGGCCCGCGCACCGCCCGCGCCCCCCACGTAGGCCGCCACGCAGCCGCgccccgccgcgcccgccgcgccgcccgccgccgcacCGCCCAGTGCGCTCAGCTTTAGCCGGAATGTTTCAGATGGACCTCCCACCGTCCTGCCGGCACATCCATACGATCAGTGTATACCGAGACGCTAGCGATGCATCGAGGCATAGTATATGCTCGACGTGGCAAAACGTGAGCGGCGAACGTAATACATCAATATGTGTTCTGTAGTTCAGTAAAATGTAGCAGATAGACTTGCATATGCATGCAAATAATGTGTCTGCGTCCATATGCAAGTCTATCTTCCACTTGGATCAATTATCAAAAAATCAGTGTACGCttcacacatacacacacactacacatAGGCCGGCATTATATCGAGGCGCCGAGCGAGACAGATACACAGCTGACGCCCGCTTCGAGCGTTCGAGCGCTAACAAACGATCCATGTAAAAGGAACCAACTCCAGAGCTTCAAAAGGGCGGGCCTCGACGACGAGGTTTGCGCTCGTGGCGTCGTCttttagaataaaacaaaaaaaatagtgtatAGTTAACAAGACGTAGACTGCTACTGACTGCGTGAGCGTGGCGGCGCGCAGCCACAGCAGCGCGCGGTAGGCCTGCCAGTGCACGGCGCAGTGGCCGGCGCCCGGCACGTCGCCCGCGCCGCGGCACGCGCCCAGCGCCATCACCGCGCCGCGCACCACGCGCGACCTGACGGCGTACGTAATAATATACTGGTTAACGACACCAAGGCTTGACAATTACATACTTTAACCGAGTTTTTGTAACGTAAGGACCTGACGAGGAGGAGGcagattaaaaataagtaagtattaagtTCTGAGGATATAGCTTAGGATTTAAATTCGAGAATAATAGTCTTTTTGGGCTCCCTGCTTTatctaaaaaagtaatttgttactatttaaCGGTCAATTTAATGAAAACAGAATTTGAATTTATCAATTAGAGtcctgaaaaacaaaaaatcattgtATCATGAATAATAACATCACTTTGCTGCAGTatgattgtaaataatattgatatatttacaAGTCGAAACAAAATATGTTACCTCATCTCCGCCATCTGTCGTATCGCTTCGGTAACAATGGCGACTCCAAGATCACTGGCCAGTAGACAATCGTATTCATCGGTCTCTTCTTCCACATCTTATAAAAGAAacgataaatatatttagaagaAAGACACAAAAAACATCgcattacaaataaaactagaaaaatacTAAGTCCataacaaattcaatattcaaTGTGCCGACTTACTATTTGCAGTATCAATTTCCGGAACGTCCAATCTCAACGCATCATTTAGTTCGAGAACCGCATTCTGTAAGTCTTTTATGGGTTCGAGTATTGAAGTTAACTCATCGATTTGCTGAGGAGCGAGGATCTGAAAATACACAAGAATATCATTGATCAATCAAGCGGGCTAGCAACCGCCCGCGCCCGGTTACGATGATATATCTTTTGATAAAGCTTGCAAAAGTACAAATTACGGAGGCCCCACGGTAATCAAAAGATCGCATACGACACTATCCTTTTGCGGACATCGAAGTATAATAGTACTTACCTCCCAGCTGACGTTCAGCTACAACAATTCTTAACTTATAAAAGATTAGAAACATATCTTTGGCCCGACCGCAATGCCTTCGCGTACATCGCCGTCACGCGACAAAGGCGGATAAACATCAAAGCGTAGATGGCTATCGAAAAAAAGAGAAATATAACGTGTGTGTATAGTTACGGGCGCGGGCGGCTCGGACAGCAGCACGTGCAGGCGCGGCAGCAGGCGGTGCTGCGGCCCGGCGCACGCGAACAGGCGCCGCTCCAGCtcggccgcgcccgcgcccgccgcgcgctcCCAGCGCGCGCCCGCCAGCACCACGCGCACCGCGTCGCGCGACAGCTCGCCCGCCTCCGCGCCTGCCCGACACCACGGTTACAGTCACAATAGCTCCATTCCaaagttacatttaattttgtgtttttcagAGGACGCAGTTATATATTTCCAATGTGTAGGGGGTGTCAATGGTAGCTTAAGTACAAGTACCTCCTGCCGCCATCTTAAAAACTTAGGAACGGCTCCGGGGACAAGCTAAGGCCTAAAAAACGTAATATTTCAATGGACTTAACAGAACGACTCGTTTTACAGCGAACATTCCATCGTACCGGTTCCGTCGAGCGATATAGCGTCCGGCGACAGCATCATTTTTTCCAGAGCTTCCAGTTCGCAGACGAGCGATATTCCGGCGCGACGGACGACCGCACACCACCAACCGCTTTCGACGTCTGATTCCTGctatcgtaaaaaaaatatttaaaacgttaaacgtgtttttttagGCACTATAATTGTTTGAAACACTGAATATACCTGCTTCGGTACCATAAGACCTAGTGGTTTCTGTAAACCTTCCATGTACTGCATGCACCAACTGTACAAATCTGACCAGCATCTAAAACAAAGAAAAGTCGTAGagtgaattattttatacacgTAAATGATAATTTTTTAGCTAATGATTACGTTCTGTCTAATGTGAACGTTGTAACCACTTATAATATTCACTAACTTGTGCATGAGATGCGCGTGGTCCGGCGTGGCGGTGCGGGCGGTGAGGTGGCGGAGCCGCGCCTGCACGGCGTTCATGGCCGCCTCGCCCAAGTCGCCCTCTACGCCCGACTCGCTGTTGCCCCATGTACGATTGTATAtctaaaaaacacaaaacatattataaacaaatttctGGCTGAATATACCGGCAAGACGCTACCAGGaagtgaaataatatattaaaacatgGGATTGGACTTGTGCGACATATTATCTGCAGTCGAGTCAGTTTTGttatacaaaaaagaataaAGCGTCCTACCTGGTGACGCATAATTGGTTGGCTTCAAAAACttaacttctatttaacatacATCACATAATTAAGGATTCAACTTATGATTTCTACCTTACAACGTGACTGATCGATAGgtttataaaagcaaaaacaaaGGTAATTGTAAAGTAATTACCACTAGAGCCTTCCTGATGACTGAGGGCGGGAAGAGGCCGGGCGCCAGCAGCCGATCGCGGTACTGCTGGTGCGAGCTCAGCGCCGgcagcgccgcgcccgcctcgcGCCCCGCCACCGCGCGCCAGCACGCCTCCGCGCCCGCCGACACACCTGCCCGCGACATACACGCTTAGTAAAATAACCATCTATAgtcattttaataacatatgaaccaaagataattttaagttaaataaaagacaaattTGTCTTTTATTCTCTTCTTGTGCTGGTATAATTAATGTAGTTTgttttgtgtataaattatgcattcaactCACTTGTTATAATAGTTTCACCATCAGGTTGACTCCACAGGGCCCAGATGACATGACTTCCTTCTCCGTATCCAATAGCGTAGTCTAATAGATCCAGCtgaaataaaacactttaatgtaaaaaaaattaccaacACTCATTTAACTAATCAAcatcaaattgtttattatgaCATGAATCTATCACTAGCTTGGAAAGGCGTGCAAAATTGTAGAGCCTTATCAGAATATCTAGACAAAAAGTAATaggaaaactttaaaattacaaaatactttatcaTCAGGTACAAAAAATTGACATCTTGAGAGAAGCTGCCAACCATTAGTgatgtaatcaaaatattaccTGAGGTCCAAAAATTCGGCAGATGTGAGAAAATCGTAGACCTCCGGGAGCACCGTCATGCATTTTCATAACAACAAATTCACATTCATTAGGGAAAGACAAATATGCCACCAATATAACACTGCCATCTGATCCTATTGTCCTTTGCAGCATGTGTCCGTGTGCTGAAAGACGAGATTTAATAAGTACAAACCTTTTTCatagacatatatttatttcatcataaagATTTGAACAAGACCATCAATCTCAGTGATCAGGCTACTTACGTGGTGGTTTTGGTCTGACTAAGGTTTGTGATAGGGGAGTTGAGACAGCAATAGGTGCACCACCCTCATCCAACTGCCAGGCGCGGAGGCAAGTATCGCCGCATATTGCCACTGCGAGACCATTAGTAAGAACTACTCCATAGGTTTCCACACCATCTGTGTTACTTTTCCCTCTGTAAtagtttattcatataaaattggGGATTAAAGTACACTGATAcctattcattattttatgttctcTGCCTTCCCCTTTCGGTAAAAAGGCGTGTATGTAGAAACTACTGAATGAATTTAACTGGGTATGtgaaactttacaataataatgctTAGATATTAGATATATCATAAGACATAGGCTCCTATAGTTCCAAAATTCAACCTCTTTTATTTAACTGCTGCATATGCAGCACAAACGAAGCGGCACaactcaaaaataaagaatttatacaaagtttatctagtaaatttaaatatcagCTATGATAAATATACATATGGCCTTTAGTATAAATTTAATGTGTTGTACAACCATAATGTATTATGTTTGAGTATATTGCAGATTGTAGAACAAGAAAGCTTACATTTCTAATCTCAAATAATTAACTTACCATGTGATAGATAATCTACAAAAGATAAGAAAATAACATACCTTAGTGCTCCTGTGATGCCTGACAGGAATCTTGGTACAGTTGATTCTCGTTTTAACAAAGTGGTCACAGCTGTTCCAGTTACTGGCAGTTTCACTAACAGTAAACCTCCTTCACCGCCATGCCCAAATGCTAGTGCAAAAACTGCTTCACCATTTTCTCTTAATAGAGACGAACATGTATGAGCCACTCCGATTGCTGAAATAATTAGGTATGTAAACTAAAGTAATGATAATGACAAGTGATGAATATATTGTAATCATATATGACACCCAAAACTATTGGAAGTTGGAAACCTTTTTATGATGCTGCACTTCTTTTTCAAAGTTTTTCAGATCTTGTGAAAGGTggtctacataataatatgtaataagcAAAGGTGGGTCTGAGGTAGTTAGGGAGGCACTCAACTCTATCTAGTACAACAGTAAGGACgtaataagtataaattaaaatgacttacTTGCATTAGAATACTGATTCAGAATGTAGTAATTGTTTGGATTGTTGATAGCATTTGTGTCATGAAATATTGATGGTGATGTACTGCTCAGAGATCCAAAAGTTGACTGAAAACCAAACatataatttcaattcattacctatttacaacaaataataacaaaataataaacagtttactatttattaataaaattatggaaGCTTTTGGTCTTGTCTTTAACAATTTGATTTGTTAGAGTAGAAAACTTGTATCATCTAGAAACATAGTAACTATATACCTAGAAGCTTATCAACATGTTGAGTTCCTGTGTATGCTATGCTGTATCTTGGGTCTTCTACTGGTCAAAGTTCagacattttattgaaataaagccTACTTATTATTTACCATTACAATATTTACCTTTCTGTCTAATATTCCTGGATGTGGGAATATCATTCTATGTACAGATGAAACAGTAGCAGCCAATATAACAACATCACGAGACGCACTTCTCTCATACACTGTAATACTGCTCAAAGGAGGAGTACCAGGTGCCACTTTGCATCTTAAGTTTGCAGATGACAAGTTAATGTCCAAAGATGCTTCAGAAAGTT contains:
- the Nup160 gene encoding nuclear pore complex protein Nup160 isoform X1; the encoded protein is MEFLEAMPVTFKEITPNYNLPEKWKEVILNTGGTHSTLQDIKLPQKAGGYWYKDSKKVYTRNRFIFWQTTSDAIELSEASLDINLSSANLRCKVAPGTPPLSSITVYERSASRDVVILAATVSSVHRMIFPHPGILDRKSTFGSLSSTSPSIFHDTNAINNPNNYYILNQYSNATIGVAHTCSSLLRENGEAVFALAFGHGGEGGLLLVKLPVTGTAVTTLLKRESTVPRFLSGITGALRGKSNTDGVETYGVVLTNGLAVAICGDTCLRAWQLDEGGAPIAVSTPLSQTLVRPKPPPHGHMLQRTIGSDGSVILVAYLSFPNECEFVVMKMHDGAPGGLRFSHICRIFGPQLDLLDYAIGYGEGSHVIWALWSQPDGETIITSVSAGAEACWRAVAGREAGAALPALSSHQQYRDRLLAPGLFPPSVIRKALVIYNRTWGNSESGVEGDLGEAAMNAVQARLRHLTARTATPDHAHLMHKCWSDLYSWCMQYMEGLQKPLGLMVPKQQESDVESGWWCAVVRRAGISLVCELEALEKMMLSPDAISLDGTGAEAGELSRDAVRVVLAGARWERAAGAGAAELERRLFACAGPQHRLLPRLHVLLSEPPAPILAPQQIDELTSILEPIKDLQNAVLELNDALRLDVPEIDTANNVEEETDEYDCLLASDLGVAIVTEAIRQMAEMRSRVVRGAVMALGACRGAGDVPGAGHCAVHWQAYRALLWLRAATLTQTVGGPSETFRLKLSALGGAAAGGAAGAAGRGCVAAYVGGAGGARARDHLAAARAPTAWHQALPLLAYHLAHQLWAVSGGFEFSWWLASIDQPRLVQNYVTMLEPWCEWNACSRQFILGLALLDLEDAENAYTAFCKAAKGVSTEPFLRKLVAAPDARLTQHQALVYYYMKVIKLFEIHDAGACVVRLAETAISIADKDDSNLAMFQWVVFKWHLSGGRTARALSAAAASPSPHARQTAAATLLTTLASRRELSELVKCSALASEAERAAADRAKLHDAHAHNPYYDFLYALHISRQHYRKAASVMYERAARCGAERGPGAAAVRRRCVAAALTCLRLARPDHAYILRPAPDRASAPVQVIGPDELAAELREEDPDSLGPVQQALLRGGNLDFGALYPSLKDADPETLLAVIKRAISTEQFLPHWFLQRYMEVDGAGLVRALLRGGRAAEAGVALCAALRRAAAALLPRCPAAPRAAPLALADLVLAELRPHVPADRYVEQVYKDLESHVEEYTKVVIRTSEDLKLVC
- the Nup160 gene encoding nuclear pore complex protein Nup160 isoform X2; this translates as MEFLEAMPVTFKEITPNYNLPEKWKEVILNTGGTHSTLQDIKLPQKAGGYWYKDSKKVYTRNRFIFWQTTSDAIELSEASLDINLSSANLRCKVAPGTPPLSSITVYERSASRDVVILAATVSSVHRMIFPHPGILDRKSTFGSLSSTSPSIFHDTNAINNPNNYYILNQYSNATIGVAHTCSSLLRENGEAVFALAFGHGGEGGLLLVKLPVTGTAVTTLLKRESTVPRFLSGITGALRGKSNTDGVETYGVVLTNGLAVAICGDTCLRAWQLDEGGAPIAVSTPLSQTLVRPKPPPHGHMLQRTIGSDGSVILVAYLSFPNECEFVVMKMHDGAPGGLRFSHICRIFGPQLDLLDYAIGYGEGSHVIWALWSQPDGETIITSVSAGAEACWRAVAGREAGAALPALSSHQQYRDRLLAPGLFPPSVIRKALVIYNRTWGNSESGVEGDLGEAAMNAVQARLRHLTARTATPDHAHLMHKCWSDLYSWCMQYMEGLQKPLGLMVPKQESDVESGWWCAVVRRAGISLVCELEALEKMMLSPDAISLDGTGAEAGELSRDAVRVVLAGARWERAAGAGAAELERRLFACAGPQHRLLPRLHVLLSEPPAPILAPQQIDELTSILEPIKDLQNAVLELNDALRLDVPEIDTANNVEEETDEYDCLLASDLGVAIVTEAIRQMAEMRSRVVRGAVMALGACRGAGDVPGAGHCAVHWQAYRALLWLRAATLTQTVGGPSETFRLKLSALGGAAAGGAAGAAGRGCVAAYVGGAGGARARDHLAAARAPTAWHQALPLLAYHLAHQLWAVSGGFEFSWWLASIDQPRLVQNYVTMLEPWCEWNACSRQFILGLALLDLEDAENAYTAFCKAAKGVSTEPFLRKLVAAPDARLTQHQALVYYYMKVIKLFEIHDAGACVVRLAETAISIADKDDSNLAMFQWVVFKWHLSGGRTARALSAAAASPSPHARQTAAATLLTTLASRRELSELVKCSALASEAERAAADRAKLHDAHAHNPYYDFLYALHISRQHYRKAASVMYERAARCGAERGPGAAAVRRRCVAAALTCLRLARPDHAYILRPAPDRASAPVQVIGPDELAAELREEDPDSLGPVQQALLRGGNLDFGALYPSLKDADPETLLAVIKRAISTEQFLPHWFLQRYMEVDGAGLVRALLRGGRAAEAGVALCAALRRAAAALLPRCPAAPRAAPLALADLVLAELRPHVPADRYVEQVYKDLESHVEEYTKVVIRTSEDLKLVC